A window of the Cheilinus undulatus linkage group 21, ASM1832078v1, whole genome shotgun sequence genome harbors these coding sequences:
- the LOC121529027 gene encoding TOM1-like protein 2 isoform X3, translating to MEFLLGNPYSTPVGQCIERATDGGLQNEDWTLNMEICDIINETEEGPKDAMRALKKRLTGNKNYREVMLALTVLETCVKNCGHRFHVQVANRDFIDGVLVKIISPKTNPPTIVQDKVLSLIQAWADAFRSSPDLTGVVHIYEELKRKGIEFPMADLDALSPIHTPQRGTPEVDPAMIKYLAPASPAVGTPRPAPTPAPTVQDSQVPGPITATPEQIARLRSELDVVRGNTKVMSEMLTEMVPGQEDASDLELLQELNRTCRAMQQRVVELISRVSNEEVTEELLHVNDDLNNIFLRYERYERYRLGRSAQNNGMLNEATEDNLIDLGPGSPAVVTPRIVSSPPPQSPTGATASPARDPTPASLSSALAGLDVASDNMSGTLTSLPGPKQDDFDMFAQTRSSSLAEQRKNVTYEDPQALGGLASALDVRQQNAGGKGDTSEEGVTSADFDKFLEERAKAADTLPSPPGTDPAQPARAPAGSQKKAERTEDTLFAL from the exons AGAGGGCCACAGATGGAGGCCTTCAGAATGAGGACTGGACCCTCAACATGGAGATCTGCGATATCATCAACGAGACAGAAGAGGG GCCTAAAGACGCCATGAGGGCACTGAAGAAGAGGCTCACCGGCAATAAGAACTACAGAGAAGTGATGCTGGCATTAACA GTTTTGGAAACCTGTGTAAAGAACTGTGGCCACAGGTTTCACGTCCAGGTGGCCAACAGAGATTTCATTGACGGTGTGTTGGTCAAAATCATCTCGCCCAAAACCAATCCTCCAACCATTGTGCAAGACAAAGTGCTGTCACTCATACAG GCCTGGGCTGATGCCTTCAGAAGCAGCCCTGACCTCACTGGTGTGGTTCACATTTACGAGGAACTGAAGAGGAAGGGCATCGAGTTCCCAATGGCTGATCTTGATGCGCTATCTCCCATCCACACACCACAGAGg GGTACACCAGAGGTAGACCCCGCCATGATCAAATACCTAGCACCTGCTTCCCCTGCTGTTGGGACTCCTAGACCTGCCCCAACACCTGCCCCTACAGTACAGGATTCCCAGGTGCCTGGCCCCATCACAGCAACTCCTGAACAG ATTGCACGGCTGCGTAGCGAGCTGGATGTAGTGAGAGGAAACACCAAAGTTATGTCAGAGATGCTTACAGAGATGGTACCTGGCCAGGAAGACGCCTCTGAcctggagctgctgcag gAGCTGAACAGAACATGCAGAGCCATGCAGCAGAGAGTCGTTGAGCTGATTTCACGCGTCTCCAACGAGGAAGTGACAGAGGAGCTGCTGCACGTCAATGATGACCTCAACAACATCTTCCTCCGCTATGAGAG GTATGAGAGGTACAGGTTGGGTAGATCTGCGCAGAACAATGGG ATGTTGAATGAAGCCACAGAGGACAACCTGATAGACCTGGGTCCAGGCTCACCAGCAGTGGTCACGCCCCGGATCGTCTCCAGCCCTCCACCACAGTCTCCAACTGGGGCCACTGCCTCCCCGGCCCGGGACCCCACTCCTGCCTCGCTGTCTTCTGCACTAGCTGGTCTTG ATGTAGCATCAGACAACATGAGCGGCACCTTGACCTCTTTACCAGGCCCCAAGCAGGACGACTTTGACATGTTTGCCCAGACCAGGAGCAGCTCTCTGGCAGAACAACGTAAAAA TGTAACATATGAAGACCCTCAGGCTCTGGGCGGCCTGGCCTCTGCTTTGGATGTGAGACAACAGAATGCAGGAGGG AAAGGGGATACTTCAGAGGAAGGGGTAACCAGTGCAG aTTTTGACAAGTTCTTGGAGGAGCGAGCCAAGGCAGCTGACACTCTGCCATCTCCCCCTGGAACTGACCCCGCTCAGCCAGCCCGGGCCCCCGCAGGCTCCCAAAAGAAGGCTGAACGGACTGAAGACACCCTCTTTGCCTTGTAG
- the LOC121529027 gene encoding TOM1-like protein 2 isoform X4: MEFLLGNPYSTPVGQCIERATDGGLQNEDWTLNMEICDIINETEEGPKDAMRALKKRLTGNKNYREVMLALTVLETCVKNCGHRFHVQVANRDFIDGVLVKIISPKTNPPTIVQDKVLSLIQAWADAFRSSPDLTGVVHIYEELKRKGIEFPMADLDALSPIHTPQRGTPEVDPAMIKYLAPASPAVGTPRPAPTPAPTVQDSQVPGPITATPEQIARLRSELDVVRGNTKVMSEMLTEMVPGQEDASDLELLQELNRTCRAMQQRVVELISRVSNEEVTEELLHVNDDLNNIFLRYERYERYRLGRSAQNNGMLNEATEDNLIDLGPGSPAVVTPRIVSSPPPQSPTGATASPARDPTPASLSSALAGLDVASDNMSGTLTSLPGPKQDDFDMFAQTRSSSLAEQRKNVTYEDPQALGGLASALDVRQQNAGGVLFCC, translated from the exons AGAGGGCCACAGATGGAGGCCTTCAGAATGAGGACTGGACCCTCAACATGGAGATCTGCGATATCATCAACGAGACAGAAGAGGG GCCTAAAGACGCCATGAGGGCACTGAAGAAGAGGCTCACCGGCAATAAGAACTACAGAGAAGTGATGCTGGCATTAACA GTTTTGGAAACCTGTGTAAAGAACTGTGGCCACAGGTTTCACGTCCAGGTGGCCAACAGAGATTTCATTGACGGTGTGTTGGTCAAAATCATCTCGCCCAAAACCAATCCTCCAACCATTGTGCAAGACAAAGTGCTGTCACTCATACAG GCCTGGGCTGATGCCTTCAGAAGCAGCCCTGACCTCACTGGTGTGGTTCACATTTACGAGGAACTGAAGAGGAAGGGCATCGAGTTCCCAATGGCTGATCTTGATGCGCTATCTCCCATCCACACACCACAGAGg GGTACACCAGAGGTAGACCCCGCCATGATCAAATACCTAGCACCTGCTTCCCCTGCTGTTGGGACTCCTAGACCTGCCCCAACACCTGCCCCTACAGTACAGGATTCCCAGGTGCCTGGCCCCATCACAGCAACTCCTGAACAG ATTGCACGGCTGCGTAGCGAGCTGGATGTAGTGAGAGGAAACACCAAAGTTATGTCAGAGATGCTTACAGAGATGGTACCTGGCCAGGAAGACGCCTCTGAcctggagctgctgcag gAGCTGAACAGAACATGCAGAGCCATGCAGCAGAGAGTCGTTGAGCTGATTTCACGCGTCTCCAACGAGGAAGTGACAGAGGAGCTGCTGCACGTCAATGATGACCTCAACAACATCTTCCTCCGCTATGAGAG GTATGAGAGGTACAGGTTGGGTAGATCTGCGCAGAACAATGGG ATGTTGAATGAAGCCACAGAGGACAACCTGATAGACCTGGGTCCAGGCTCACCAGCAGTGGTCACGCCCCGGATCGTCTCCAGCCCTCCACCACAGTCTCCAACTGGGGCCACTGCCTCCCCGGCCCGGGACCCCACTCCTGCCTCGCTGTCTTCTGCACTAGCTGGTCTTG ATGTAGCATCAGACAACATGAGCGGCACCTTGACCTCTTTACCAGGCCCCAAGCAGGACGACTTTGACATGTTTGCCCAGACCAGGAGCAGCTCTCTGGCAGAACAACGTAAAAA TGTAACATATGAAGACCCTCAGGCTCTGGGCGGCCTGGCCTCTGCTTTGGATGTGAGACAACAGAATGCAGGAGGG GTGTTGTTCTGTTGTTGA
- the LOC121529027 gene encoding TOM1-like protein 2 isoform X2: MEFLLGNPYSTPVGQCIERATDGGLQNEDWTLNMEICDIINETEEGPKDAMRALKKRLTGNKNYREVMLALTVLETCVKNCGHRFHVQVANRDFIDGVLVKIISPKTNPPTIVQDKVLSLIQAWADAFRSSPDLTGVVHIYEELKRKGIEFPMADLDALSPIHTPQRGTPEVDPAMIKYLAPASPAVGTPRPAPTPAPTVQDSQVPGPITATPEQIARLRSELDVVRGNTKVMSEMLTEMVPGQEDASDLELLQELNRTCRAMQQRVVELISRVSNEEVTEELLHVNDDLNNIFLRYERYERYRLGRSAQNNGMLNEATEDNLIDLGPGSPAVVTPRIVSSPPPQSPTGATASPARDPTPASLSSALAGLDVASDNMSGTLTSLPGPKQDDFDMFAQTRSSSLAEQRKNVTYEDPQALGGLASALDVRQQNAGGIPVSQSSVMDDIEEWLCADVKGDTSEEGVTSADFDKFLEERAKAADTLPSPPGTDPAQPARAPAGSQKKAERTEDTLFAL; the protein is encoded by the exons AGAGGGCCACAGATGGAGGCCTTCAGAATGAGGACTGGACCCTCAACATGGAGATCTGCGATATCATCAACGAGACAGAAGAGGG GCCTAAAGACGCCATGAGGGCACTGAAGAAGAGGCTCACCGGCAATAAGAACTACAGAGAAGTGATGCTGGCATTAACA GTTTTGGAAACCTGTGTAAAGAACTGTGGCCACAGGTTTCACGTCCAGGTGGCCAACAGAGATTTCATTGACGGTGTGTTGGTCAAAATCATCTCGCCCAAAACCAATCCTCCAACCATTGTGCAAGACAAAGTGCTGTCACTCATACAG GCCTGGGCTGATGCCTTCAGAAGCAGCCCTGACCTCACTGGTGTGGTTCACATTTACGAGGAACTGAAGAGGAAGGGCATCGAGTTCCCAATGGCTGATCTTGATGCGCTATCTCCCATCCACACACCACAGAGg GGTACACCAGAGGTAGACCCCGCCATGATCAAATACCTAGCACCTGCTTCCCCTGCTGTTGGGACTCCTAGACCTGCCCCAACACCTGCCCCTACAGTACAGGATTCCCAGGTGCCTGGCCCCATCACAGCAACTCCTGAACAG ATTGCACGGCTGCGTAGCGAGCTGGATGTAGTGAGAGGAAACACCAAAGTTATGTCAGAGATGCTTACAGAGATGGTACCTGGCCAGGAAGACGCCTCTGAcctggagctgctgcag gAGCTGAACAGAACATGCAGAGCCATGCAGCAGAGAGTCGTTGAGCTGATTTCACGCGTCTCCAACGAGGAAGTGACAGAGGAGCTGCTGCACGTCAATGATGACCTCAACAACATCTTCCTCCGCTATGAGAG GTATGAGAGGTACAGGTTGGGTAGATCTGCGCAGAACAATGGG ATGTTGAATGAAGCCACAGAGGACAACCTGATAGACCTGGGTCCAGGCTCACCAGCAGTGGTCACGCCCCGGATCGTCTCCAGCCCTCCACCACAGTCTCCAACTGGGGCCACTGCCTCCCCGGCCCGGGACCCCACTCCTGCCTCGCTGTCTTCTGCACTAGCTGGTCTTG ATGTAGCATCAGACAACATGAGCGGCACCTTGACCTCTTTACCAGGCCCCAAGCAGGACGACTTTGACATGTTTGCCCAGACCAGGAGCAGCTCTCTGGCAGAACAACGTAAAAA TGTAACATATGAAGACCCTCAGGCTCTGGGCGGCCTGGCCTCTGCTTTGGATGTGAGACAACAGAATGCAGGAGGG ATCCCCGTATCGCAGTCCTCTGTTATGGATGACATAGAGGAGTGGCTCTGTGCTGACGTG AAAGGGGATACTTCAGAGGAAGGGGTAACCAGTGCAG aTTTTGACAAGTTCTTGGAGGAGCGAGCCAAGGCAGCTGACACTCTGCCATCTCCCCCTGGAACTGACCCCGCTCAGCCAGCCCGGGCCCCCGCAGGCTCCCAAAAGAAGGCTGAACGGACTGAAGACACCCTCTTTGCCTTGTAG
- the LOC121529027 gene encoding TOM1-like protein 2 isoform X1, translating into MEFLLGNPYSTPVGQCIERATDGGLQNEDWTLNMEICDIINETEEGPKDAMRALKKRLTGNKNYREVMLALTVLETCVKNCGHRFHVQVANRDFIDGVLVKIISPKTNPPTIVQDKVLSLIQAWADAFRSSPDLTGVVHIYEELKRKGIEFPMADLDALSPIHTPQRGTPEVDPAMIKYLAPASPAVGTPRPAPTPAPTVQDSQVPGPITATPEQIARLRSELDVVRGNTKVMSEMLTEMVPGQEDASDLELLQELNRTCRAMQQRVVELISRVSNEEVTEELLHVNDDLNNIFLRYERYERYRLGRSAQNNGMLNEATEDNLIDLGPGSPAVVTPRIVSSPPPQSPTGATASPARDPTPASLSSALAGLDVASDNMSGTLTSLPGPKQDDFDMFAQTRSSSLAEQRKNVTYEDPQALGGLASALDVRQQNAGGLRVKGDDNPADQELPIDSWLITQGMIPVSQSSVMDDIEEWLCADVKGDTSEEGVTSADFDKFLEERAKAADTLPSPPGTDPAQPARAPAGSQKKAERTEDTLFAL; encoded by the exons AGAGGGCCACAGATGGAGGCCTTCAGAATGAGGACTGGACCCTCAACATGGAGATCTGCGATATCATCAACGAGACAGAAGAGGG GCCTAAAGACGCCATGAGGGCACTGAAGAAGAGGCTCACCGGCAATAAGAACTACAGAGAAGTGATGCTGGCATTAACA GTTTTGGAAACCTGTGTAAAGAACTGTGGCCACAGGTTTCACGTCCAGGTGGCCAACAGAGATTTCATTGACGGTGTGTTGGTCAAAATCATCTCGCCCAAAACCAATCCTCCAACCATTGTGCAAGACAAAGTGCTGTCACTCATACAG GCCTGGGCTGATGCCTTCAGAAGCAGCCCTGACCTCACTGGTGTGGTTCACATTTACGAGGAACTGAAGAGGAAGGGCATCGAGTTCCCAATGGCTGATCTTGATGCGCTATCTCCCATCCACACACCACAGAGg GGTACACCAGAGGTAGACCCCGCCATGATCAAATACCTAGCACCTGCTTCCCCTGCTGTTGGGACTCCTAGACCTGCCCCAACACCTGCCCCTACAGTACAGGATTCCCAGGTGCCTGGCCCCATCACAGCAACTCCTGAACAG ATTGCACGGCTGCGTAGCGAGCTGGATGTAGTGAGAGGAAACACCAAAGTTATGTCAGAGATGCTTACAGAGATGGTACCTGGCCAGGAAGACGCCTCTGAcctggagctgctgcag gAGCTGAACAGAACATGCAGAGCCATGCAGCAGAGAGTCGTTGAGCTGATTTCACGCGTCTCCAACGAGGAAGTGACAGAGGAGCTGCTGCACGTCAATGATGACCTCAACAACATCTTCCTCCGCTATGAGAG GTATGAGAGGTACAGGTTGGGTAGATCTGCGCAGAACAATGGG ATGTTGAATGAAGCCACAGAGGACAACCTGATAGACCTGGGTCCAGGCTCACCAGCAGTGGTCACGCCCCGGATCGTCTCCAGCCCTCCACCACAGTCTCCAACTGGGGCCACTGCCTCCCCGGCCCGGGACCCCACTCCTGCCTCGCTGTCTTCTGCACTAGCTGGTCTTG ATGTAGCATCAGACAACATGAGCGGCACCTTGACCTCTTTACCAGGCCCCAAGCAGGACGACTTTGACATGTTTGCCCAGACCAGGAGCAGCTCTCTGGCAGAACAACGTAAAAA TGTAACATATGAAGACCCTCAGGCTCTGGGCGGCCTGGCCTCTGCTTTGGATGTGAGACAACAGAATGCAGGAGGG CTGAGGGTAAAAGGGGATGATAACCCAGCAGATCAGGAGCTGCCCATAGACAGCTGGCTTATTACCCAAGGAATG ATCCCCGTATCGCAGTCCTCTGTTATGGATGACATAGAGGAGTGGCTCTGTGCTGACGTG AAAGGGGATACTTCAGAGGAAGGGGTAACCAGTGCAG aTTTTGACAAGTTCTTGGAGGAGCGAGCCAAGGCAGCTGACACTCTGCCATCTCCCCCTGGAACTGACCCCGCTCAGCCAGCCCGGGCCCCCGCAGGCTCCCAAAAGAAGGCTGAACGGACTGAAGACACCCTCTTTGCCTTGTAG